A stretch of DNA from Chondrinema litorale:
GTCTCTGTTTACTAAAATATTATTGAAAGGCATTGCATAAAATAAATCTAAAGTTTTGGTCTCATAACTACCGGCTAAATGAACATTACCAAGGTGATCTACTACTATACAAGTATTTGACTTGAAATCATCACGAAGAAAACTCTGAGAACCATTTATAGATTTTGCCCATTGAGCATTACCGTTTGCGTCATACTTTACTAAAAAAATATCTTCATTTCCATCTCCACTATGTTCAATAGATACTCCATTACCAAAATCACAAATTGCTTTGTTAAAAATTCCTGAAGCATAAACATTACCTGATAAATCAACTGCTATTCCATGTCCAGCACTACTTACTCCTGCAGTTCTAACCCATTGAGCGACTCCATATTTATTGTATTTTACTACATAAGAATATCTTTGATTTCTTATTGTTTTGTTTAAAATTACACCATTCCCAAAATCTTGTAGATGAGAATTCGCTGATCGTCCTGTTACATAAATATTACCTTCCGTATCAACTACTACCTCCTCTCCAAAGTCGTTACCCGTTCCACCAGGAATAGTAGCCCATCGAGTTCTAAGCTGTGCGTTACAAGATAAATTGATTAGAAGGAAGGCACTTATTAGTAATCCATATTTTAAAAAAATGGCCTTATTATTTACAGAAATTGCAATTAAAATTGACGAGGGAGTTTGCATAAAATTCGTGTTTTACTAGGGGAAATGAATTAAAAAATCTTATTAGCCTTTTTTGGTCTATAGTACATTCATTGCTATCAATCAGGCTGATAAGCAATGAATGTATCAGAATTAAAGAACTCCTATTGGATCAGGATTTCCATCTGGATCGCCACTAACTGTTCCAATGGTGTTTACTACGCCATTATTTAGCAGTAAAATACCTGCAAGATGTGGGGCTGCCATTGAAGTACCTGATTTAATAGTGTAGCCTCCATCCTTATCTGTAGATAAGATAGCGACACCAGGTTCACAATAATCAACCACATCTCCAAAGCATGAGAAAGGAGCCCAGTTTTGAGAGTTATCCATAGCAGATACTGTATAAACATTGGTACCATTTACTGCTGCAGGATATCTTTTAGAAGCATCATCGCTGGAATTTCCTGCTGCAGATACTACAAAAATTCCTGCATTACCTAATCTTTGTACCGCATTGGTAAATATTCTACGTCTTCTTCTTGTTCTAATTTCTCTACCAATACTCATGTTAAGCACATCGCCAGGTAATGCACAACCTCTAATGTAATCTAGTGCGGCAATCAATTTTCTATAATTACCACGAGAGCATCCATTGTCGCAATGATCTAACACTTTTACACCAGCTACAGTTGCGCCAGCAGCTACTCCCTTTGTACCTATCAGGTTATCTTTTGCAGCAATAATACCTGCGACATGTGTTCCATGTCCATTTCTATCATCTTTATCACTAGAAGTACCTACTCTAAACATAGATCGACTCAAATATGTAGAAACATTCAAATCAGGATGATCTTGATCAACACCTGTATCCATTACCCAAGCCGTTTTACCTACTCCATTTCCACTTCCTACAAGTTCTACTCCCCAATCAACTTCTTGAAAGCTTATAGGTATAAAAAAGTCTGTTAGAGGTAATTCTATATAAAAATCTTCATCAACAAAAAAGGTGTCTACTCCATCTAAATCATATAATTCTAAGGCTTCAACTTCGGTGAGATAAATTGAAAAACCGATTTGAAATGAAGAATACACGTCATCCAAGTTCTCATCTATTGCATCAATTTGGATATTAGACTTTACATAATTCCTTATTTCTTCACGAATGAGTGTTTGATGTTGGTCGTATCGCGTCTGCATATCTTTATTACTCTCTAGTGGAATAGAATCGTTAAGAGGAGCAAATCCATCTTCCATCAGTACTACATACCAAGATTTGCCATCTGACTCTGGTAACACATCTTCTTCATTTCCTTTAAATAATTCTTCACAACTCATTAGTGTTGAAAAACACACAAGCAACATGATGAATGAGTAAATAGAAAAAAGTGACTTTAATTTGTCCATTTTGTTTAACATTTAACAGTGTCTACTATGTACATGTGGTAGTTAGGCATGAATGTAAAATCATCTTTAGTGAACCGACTAAATAGCATTTAGAAAAAATGGCATCAAATACCTCAAAAAGTGAATTCAAAATTGCTTGAGCTAGTTTTTACCTTCTAAATGTTTTATTTAGCATTTACCCTTAGTGATTTGAAAAAATTAAAGGTTACCGATTTTTTAAAATTTTTTTTAGATGCTAAAAAGTATGTGGAGGAGTATGCTTTAAATTTCAACAAACATGGTGTTATTTGGCTCCGAAATAGCCCTCATTACAAAAAGAGGTGAATAACTCTCGCTAAATAGATATATTAAACTAGAAGCAGTTTGTCCAGTATTGTATTTGAATAATGCATCATTTCTGGCATTTTGATAGGTAGTAGGCACTTCACTAGGATTACTTGCATCTACTAACCATAATTCATCACTATCCATTCTCGACCACCAAACTGCTAAACCTGACTCAGGCAGATCTCTTTCAAAATTTCTTGGGGAACTACTTATATTTTTGTTTTCTATAATCCAATACTCGTCGGGAGCCAATTCTGAATATAAAACTATTGCAGCAGGAGTAGTTTCAATAGCGGGAAAGCTCAAACATTTACGTTCTTGATCTTCTCTATACTGCACTGTAGTAAGAATTTTGGGTTGAAACCAACCTATTTTCATTTTATCATAAGCAGTCATATGTTTTCTGCTACAATTATCACTCATAATATCATAAACTCCTGGCCCACCAGTACCACAACCCCCACTACTGCGATATCTATCTGGTAATAAAAAGAAGCCATGAGCCATTTCGTGCCAAATAGTAGAAAAATAAATACTAATAGTTTCGATAGCTTTATCAGGATCATCATTCCTTTTACAACCAAAAAAAGTAAATTGATTTTCTATGTTATAGACTCCCGTATTTGTATTAACACTTATACCATCTCCCCTATTTGCACCGAAATATCCTGTTGGTAGTAAAAAGCATATTAAAACCTCATTGCCTGTTATATTCCGATCGCCATTAATATCTAGGGATTCCCAATCTATACTTGATCTTTCGCAAGCATCTTTCTTTAACTGAGAAGACCTTGTAAAATCATTACTCCTTTGATCTGCTCCATAATCAGCCTGTGATTGAGGCATATTTACCCAGTTGCTAATTCCTGCATTTCTTAAACTGAATTGTCCCCAAGAATTTTCTAAAAAATAATCTTTTACACTTCCTGTACCTGTCGAAAAGAAATCTTCTTCAATTAAAGATCTAGTAACTACATCATTCACAGGAGATTCTGAAAATGCAATTGGAATAATTACAACTTTTGCCTGAGCATTGTAATTTGGATGATCTACACTAATAATTCTTGAACTATTATGGGGTTTAAATATCCTATTTTTTATGTCATTAGATATATTACTATCATCAAGTGTAAGAATAGATGCTCCTCCTGAACAACTATCTTCACCAGGAGCAACTTGATCAGGTTCTTCACAACTTATAAAAGTTAAAAAAAATACAAGAAATGATATAATTGAGTAAATAGAAAAAAGTGACTTTAATTTGTCCATTTTGTTTAACATTTAACAGTGTATACTATGTACATATGTTAGTTAGGCATGTATGCAAAATCATCTATAATGAAATAGTGGCTAAATAGCATTTAGAAAAAATGGCTTATAGCTCAAAAATTGAATTCATTGTTGCTTGAGCTAATTATTGCCTTCTAAATGTTCTATTCAGCATTTACCCTTAGTGACTTGAAAAAATTGAAGGTTACCGATTTTTTAAAAAATATTTAATGATTATCCGTAAAGCTACCACAAAGTAAATAGGGTATGGTCTGCGCTTCGAAATTAGCTCAAAAACAGGTCATTATGGATAGTATTATTGAATTCATGTAAGCGTACCGCAATGAGCAGGTATGCCGTGAGCGTTTCAAGGAAATCAGGGATAAAGCAGGTGTTTGTTGCAAGAAATGCGGTAGCCAAGAGCATTACTGGCTAAATAGCAAGCAGATGTACCAATGCAAGTCATGCAGTTTTAGGACAGGCCTCCGCAGTGGCACCATCATGGAAGCTTCCAAACTTCCGTTTCGCTACTGGTTCGTTGCTATCTGGCTGATGGGCTGTAGCAAGAAAGGTTCTTCTGCCTGTAATGTGCAGAGGCAGCTCAATCATAAGCGCTATGAACCTATCTGGGCAATGATGCACAAAATACGCTCTGCGATGGGCCAACGGGACAACCACTACTTGCTGGGAGGCAATATTGAGGTAGACGAAGGGTTCTTTGAAACACTAGTACCCGAGGGGCAGAAGGAAGAGGAGAGAAAGCGGGGAAGGGGGAGCCAGAAGCAGACCATGGCGATGGTCTTTGCACAGACAGAGGTGGTGCTACAGCCTAAAAAACACCGCCCTTCTAAAAGGTGCAAGCTGTATGCGCTGATTTTACAGTAGAAACTGCTAGAAATACGATTACCCGGCATGTTGCCCAGAATGCCAAGATGATTACAGATGGCTATTCAACCTATCAGTCACTGGCAGGAGAGTTCGCGATGGATGTGGAAAAAGTGCCCTCAAAACAGGCCCATATCAAACTACCTTGGGTACATACAGCCATTGGGAATGCAAAGAAAGTCCTACAAGGGATATATCAGCATACAAGGCCAGGGTATCTACAGAATTATCTAGATGAGTTCTGTTACAAACTCAATAGAAGATACTTTGAAAATGATATTTTTGACAGAATATTAATTGCTTGTACGCTCACTTGAGCTTGTGGTAAGAATACGGATAATCATTAAATATTTTTTAGAATGGATTTAGATTGTACTCATTTAGGAGAAACATTAAATTAGGTTTAATTTTTTTAGCTAAACTGGTAACCTACTCTATAATTTTTGTATTAATGGTGAGAAAAAGTATTGATAATAAAAGCAGCGATTTAACTAAAATTAAAGAGGGGGATGATGGCTATTTAAGAATGTTATATGAGCAAAACAGAGAGGTATTTCTAAAGTGGGTTAACCAACATTATAGCTGTTCGGAGACAGAAGCTAAAGATATTTATCAGCAGGCTTTTAGTATATTATACTTTAATGTGAAAGATGGAAAAATTACTAGTATTACTTCTAGCATAAGAACTTATTTATTTGGGATTGCTAAAAACTTACTACGCAAAAAGAATCAAGAAACTTCAAAACTAACTTCGCTTGATAATGAGATTAATACTTTAACTGATAACCTAGATTATTACCAAATAGGTGAGAAAAACGATAAAGCTAAGCTGATAAATACTCTTCTTGAAAAACTTGGTGATCCATGTAAATCGATCTTAAATATGTTTTACTTTAAAAAGTTTGCTATGGAAGCTATTGCTGAAAGAATGGGCTATAAAAATGAGCAATCTATGAAGAAGAAAAAATCTTTATGCTTAAAGCAATTGAGAGAAATACTTTTAGATTCCAATAAAAAACATTTACTGCTATGACTCAAGAAGAAAAAGATATTGAACAAATAGAAAAATACGTAACAGGAGATTTGAGTGCAGAAGAGTTACAGCAATTCAATGAAAAGCTTGCTAAAGAACAAGGATTTGCAGAAAAGGTAAAAGAATATTCCTTATTAATAAATGGAATTGATGAGGCAGGAAAAATGAATTTCACCAATAAGCTTAGTACATGGGAAGATGAAATTCAAGCCAAAGAAAATTCTTCAAACCATAAAGTAATTTCGCTTAAAAAATATTGGTTATACGCAGCCAGTTTCATTCTCCC
This window harbors:
- a CDS encoding S8 family peptidase; translated protein: MDKLKSLFSIYSFIMLLVCFSTLMSCEELFKGNEEDVLPESDGKSWYVVLMEDGFAPLNDSIPLESNKDMQTRYDQHQTLIREEIRNYVKSNIQIDAIDENLDDVYSSFQIGFSIYLTEVEALELYDLDGVDTFFVDEDFYIELPLTDFFIPISFQEVDWGVELVGSGNGVGKTAWVMDTGVDQDHPDLNVSTYLSRSMFRVGTSSDKDDRNGHGTHVAGIIAAKDNLIGTKGVAAGATVAGVKVLDHCDNGCSRGNYRKLIAALDYIRGCALPGDVLNMSIGREIRTRRRRRIFTNAVQRLGNAGIFVVSAAGNSSDDASKRYPAAVNGTNVYTVSAMDNSQNWAPFSCFGDVVDYCEPGVAILSTDKDGGYTIKSGTSMAAPHLAGILLLNNGVVNTIGTVSGDPDGNPDPIGVL
- a CDS encoding IS1595 family transposase, which encodes MRDKAGVCCKKCGSQEHYWLNSKQMYQCKSCSFRTGLRSGTIMEASKLPFRYWFVAIWLMGCSKKGSSACNVQRQLNHKRYEPIWAMMHKIRSAMGQRDNHYLLGGNIEVDEGFFETLVPEGQKEEERKRGRGSQKQTMAMVFAQTEVVLQPKKHRPSKRCKLYALILQ
- a CDS encoding IS1595 family transposase, with amino-acid sequence MQAVCADFTVETARNTITRHVAQNAKMITDGYSTYQSLAGEFAMDVEKVPSKQAHIKLPWVHTAIGNAKKVLQGIYQHTRPGYLQNYLDEFCYKLNRRYFENDIFDRILIACTLT
- a CDS encoding RNA polymerase sigma factor; this encodes MVRKSIDNKSSDLTKIKEGDDGYLRMLYEQNREVFLKWVNQHYSCSETEAKDIYQQAFSILYFNVKDGKITSITSSIRTYLFGIAKNLLRKKNQETSKLTSLDNEINTLTDNLDYYQIGEKNDKAKLINTLLEKLGDPCKSILNMFYFKKFAMEAIAERMGYKNEQSMKKKKSLCLKQLREILLDSNKKHLLL